The Oncorhynchus tshawytscha isolate Ot180627B linkage group LG08, Otsh_v2.0, whole genome shotgun sequence genome window below encodes:
- the thoc3 gene encoding THO complex subunit 3, with product MASKYYQEMQESFRNNNKSREFPAHSAKVHSVAWSCDGRRLASGSFDKTASVFVLEKDRLVKENNYRGHGDSVDQLCWHPTNPDVFVTASGDKTIRIWDVRTTKCTATVNTKGENINICWSPDGQTIAVGNKDDVVTFIDVKSHRSRAEEQFKFEVNEISWNNDTNMFFLTNGNGCINILSYPELKPIQSINAHPSNCICIKFDPTGKYFATGSADALVSLWTVEELVCVRCFSRLDWPVRTLSFSHDGKMLASASEDHFIDIAEVETGEKLWEVQCESPTFTVAWHPKRPLLAYACDDKEGKYDNNRESGTVKLFGLPNDS from the exons ATGGCGTCCAAATATTATCAAGAGATGCAAGAGAGTTTTAGAAATAACAACAAAAGCAGGGAATTCCCTGCGCATAGCGCTAAAGTCCATTCAGTAGCATGGAGTTGCGACGGCAGGAGGTTGGCATCTGGGTCTTTTGATAAAACAGCAAGCGTATTTGTCTTGGAAAAAGACCGTTTG GTGAAGGAGAACAACTACAGAGGCCACGGAGACAGTGTTGATCAGTTGTGTTGGCATCCTACCAACCCAGACGTGTTTGTCACTGCATCAGGGGACAAGACCATACGCATCTGGGACGTCAGAACAACAAAGTGCACGGCTACTGTCAACACTAAAG GGGAAAACATCAACATCTGCTGGAGTCCCGACGGCCAAACGATAGCCGTTGGGAACAAGGACGATGTGGTTACCTTCATCGACGTCAAATCACACCGGTCACGAGCTGAGGAGCAGTTTAAGTTTGAAGTCAACGAGATCTCGTGGAATAATGACACCAACATGTTCTTTCTCACCAATGGAAACGGGTGCATCAACATCTTGAG TTATCCCGAGCTGAAGCCCATCCAGTCGATCAACGCCCATCCCTCCAACTGCATCTGCATCAAGTTTGACCCCACGGGGAAGTACTTTGCCACAGGAAGTGCAGAtgccctggtcagtctgtggacCGTTGAAGAACTGGTCTGTGTTCGCTGTTTCTCCAG GTTGGACTGGCCAGTGAGAACATTGAGTTTCAGCCATGATGGGAAGATGCTGGCTTCAGCCTCAGAGGACCACTTCATAGACATAGCAGAGGTTGAAACAG GAGAGAAGCTGTGGGAGGTCCAGTGTGAGTCTCCTACGTTCACAGTAGCCTGGCATCCTAAGAGACCGCTGCTGGCCTACGCATGTGATGACAAGGAAGGGAAGTACGACAACAATAGAGAGTCTGGCACAGTCAAACTGTTTGGATTACCTAATGATTCCTGA